The Phocoena phocoena chromosome 4, mPhoPho1.1, whole genome shotgun sequence genome contains a region encoding:
- the LOC136121925 gene encoding proline-rich protein 23C-like: MLCDSGSAGVAPNILGPLLRKPVHDPALPRLLPGPQARGHIEKMGSRPRNPSASPADRWGPHPGGPGPAKRRRMEEPAGPESKSRAAPSLDNLTWPPTVDTLIFVMVLPAGCALHVPLDDVDLLLEPEPTSVLQVSLGDHILMLVPEALLGSAVPEISCQEEVNEEDADADADFLPAGTDAAAVSVAGLRPSAGCMSGFHLLGQASETSPRAPNTSPERRAPHHDDILDLHLPEPFPDSPLQTLPPSPSPGPHQRPQRPHGPPRKIRKCLFP, encoded by the exons ATGCTTTGCGACTCAGGTTCCGCTGGCGTCGCTCCCAACATCCTCGGCCCACTCCTGCGCAAACCAGTCCAC GACCCAGCCCTTCCTCGCCTTCTGCCAGGCCCCCAGGCCCGCGGCCACATTGAGAAGATGGGCAGCCGGCCCCGCAACCCCAGCGCCTCCCCTGCGGACCGGTGGGGACCGCATCCCGGAGGACCGGGCCCTGCCAAGCGCCGGCGAATGGAGGAGCCCGCGGGCCCCGAGTCCAAGTCCAGGGCGGCGCCCAGCCTGGACAACCTGACCTGGCCCCCGACCGTGGACACCCTCATCTTCGTGATGGTCCTGCCCGCCGGCTGTGCCCTGCACGTGCCCCTGGACGACGTCGACCTGCTGCTGGAGCCCGAGCCCACGTCCGTGCTGCAAGTGTCTCTCGGAGATCACATCCTCATGCTGGTCCCTGAGGCCCTCCTGGGCTCGG ctgtcccagagatctcctgCCAAGAAGAGGTCAACGAGGAGGACGCGGATGCTGACGCCGACTTCCTGCCGGCTGGGACAGATGCTGCTGCAGTCTCAGTCGCTGGGCTCCGCCCCTCGGCTGGATGTATGTCTGGCTTCCACCTGTTGGGCCAAGCCTCAGAGACGTCCCCTCGGGCCCCCAACACTAGTCCAGAGAGACGCGCTCCTCACCACGACGACATCCTGGACTTGCACCTTCCAGAGCCCTTCCCTGACTCACCACTCCAAACTCTACCTCCCTCTCCAAGTCCAGGTCCTCACCAGCGTCCCCAGCGCCCTCATGGTCCTCCACGCAAGATCCGGAAATGCCTGTTCCCTTAA